A section of the Oryza sativa Japonica Group chromosome 1, ASM3414082v1 genome encodes:
- the LOC4324162 gene encoding uncharacterized protein — translation MNKGKIFKLAKGFRGRAKNCIRIARERVEKALQYSYRDRHNKKRDMRSLWIERINAGTRLHGVNYGNFMHGLMKENIQLNRKVLSELSMHEPYSFKALVDVSRSAFPGNRPPVKKEGLAAIL, via the exons ATGAACAAGGGCAAGATTTTCAAGTTGGCAAAGGGATTTAGAGGCAGGGCGAAAAATTGCATAAGGATAGCAAGGGAGAGGGTTGAGAAAGCCTTGCAATATTCCTACAGGGATAGACATAACAAGAAGAGGGATATGCGATCCCTTTGGATAGAGCGTATCAATGCTGGTACACGATTGCATGGG GTGAACTATGGAAATTTCATGCATGGATTGATGAAGGAGAACATCCAGCTCAACCGGAAGGTGCTCTCAGAGCTTTCTATGCATGAGCCCTACAGCTTCAAGGCACTTGTTGATGTATCCCGCAGTGCATTTCCAGGGAACAGGCCGCCTGTTAAAAAGGAGGGTCTAGCAGCCATCCTGTGA